One stretch of Chitinophaga pendula DNA includes these proteins:
- a CDS encoding DUF885 domain-containing protein, with translation MKQYLAYACILGSLAACNSHTAESTGSTTDTTHNPAFSQYEAHFIEEMWKLDPGGASEAGYHKYDSVLLVNNDAYRSAQLQFVKTQLDSLSHYDTTKLSGAYQIDYYLIRNYLQKKRFGIEELQQYVWDPADYNVSDNFARMLSENYAPLETRLRNFAIRLKQVPAYYEAARQQIANPVKELTELGISQNLGGLSVFEKDFADSLNHTSIPADEKATMIAQAKTAAQAIRGYADWLKALKNDHPRDFRLGSALYEKKFGYNIVSAYTAAQIYDSAVARKNYLHGEMAKLAQQLWPKYFGTAPAPAEPLALIKRMIDTLSVQHVKAAEFQQAIEKQIPTLVAFIKEKDLLYLDPSKPLVVRREPEYMAGVAGASISAPGPYDKGGNTYYNVGSLQGWPTEKAESYLREYNHYILQILNIHEAIPGHYTQLVYANQSPSLIKSLLGNGAMIEGWAVYTEQMMLENGYGNNEPEMWLMWYKWNLRTVCNTILDYSVHVKNMSREDAIRLLTMEAFQQQAEAEGKWRRVSVTSVQLTSYYTGYKEIIDLRTAYKQKMGDKYQLKTFNEKFLSYGSAPVKYIGRLMLR, from the coding sequence ATGAAACAATACCTTGCATACGCATGCATCCTGGGTAGTCTGGCCGCTTGTAACAGCCATACGGCTGAAAGTACCGGCAGCACGACCGATACCACCCACAATCCCGCCTTTAGCCAATATGAGGCCCATTTCATCGAAGAAATGTGGAAACTCGACCCGGGTGGTGCTTCCGAAGCCGGGTATCATAAATACGACTCCGTATTACTGGTCAACAACGACGCCTACCGATCTGCCCAACTGCAATTTGTAAAGACACAGCTCGACTCCCTGTCCCACTACGATACCACCAAATTGAGCGGCGCATACCAGATCGATTACTACCTCATTCGCAACTACCTGCAGAAAAAACGCTTCGGCATCGAAGAACTGCAGCAGTACGTATGGGACCCGGCCGACTACAATGTCAGCGACAATTTTGCCCGCATGCTCTCTGAAAACTATGCACCGCTGGAAACACGCCTGCGCAACTTCGCCATCCGCCTGAAGCAGGTTCCTGCCTACTACGAAGCAGCCCGCCAACAGATCGCCAACCCGGTGAAAGAACTCACCGAACTGGGTATCTCTCAAAACCTCGGCGGCCTGTCCGTATTTGAAAAAGACTTCGCCGACTCTCTCAACCATACCAGCATCCCCGCAGATGAAAAAGCGACGATGATCGCCCAGGCCAAGACAGCCGCACAAGCCATCCGTGGCTATGCCGACTGGCTCAAAGCCCTGAAAAACGATCATCCCCGCGACTTCCGCCTCGGCAGTGCCCTCTATGAGAAAAAGTTCGGATACAATATCGTGTCAGCCTATACCGCCGCCCAGATATACGATTCCGCCGTCGCCAGGAAGAATTACCTCCATGGCGAAATGGCTAAATTGGCCCAACAACTGTGGCCTAAATACTTCGGCACCGCCCCCGCCCCAGCCGAACCCCTCGCCCTCATCAAACGTATGATAGACACCCTCTCCGTACAACATGTGAAGGCCGCCGAGTTCCAGCAAGCTATCGAAAAACAGATACCGACCCTGGTAGCCTTTATCAAAGAAAAAGACCTGCTCTATCTCGATCCCAGCAAACCACTCGTGGTAAGACGCGAACCCGAGTATATGGCAGGCGTTGCCGGGGCCTCCATCAGCGCTCCTGGCCCCTATGACAAAGGTGGCAACACCTACTACAACGTAGGTAGCCTCCAAGGCTGGCCCACCGAAAAAGCAGAAAGCTACCTGCGCGAATACAACCACTATATCCTCCAGATCCTCAATATACACGAAGCCATCCCCGGCCACTATACCCAGCTCGTATATGCCAACCAATCCCCCAGCCTGATCAAATCACTGCTGGGCAATGGCGCCATGATTGAAGGCTGGGCCGTATATACCGAACAAATGATGCTCGAAAATGGCTATGGCAACAACGAACCTGAAATGTGGCTGATGTGGTACAAATGGAACCTCCGCACCGTTTGTAACACCATCCTCGATTACAGCGTACATGTGAAAAATATGTCCCGCGAAGATGCCATCCGCCTCCTCACCATGGAAGCCTTCCAGCAACAGGCAGAAGCCGAAGGCAAATGGAGACGTGTCAGCGT
- a CDS encoding AAA family ATPase, which yields MIQAAKEQARVYLREGRSFVWNATNITRQLRSQLIDLFESYRASVDIVYIEMPYGLLTKQNMQRMAVVPLPVL from the coding sequence GTGATACAGGCTGCCAAGGAGCAAGCCCGCGTGTATTTGCGGGAGGGCCGGTCGTTTGTCTGGAATGCGACCAATATCACCCGGCAGCTGCGATCGCAGCTGATAGACCTGTTTGAGAGTTATCGGGCCTCTGTCGATATAGTGTATATAGAAATGCCATATGGCCTATTGACCAAGCAGAATATGCAACGTATGGCGGTAGTGCCATTGCCTGTATTATAG
- the dcd gene encoding dCTP deaminase, translating into MILSDKRILEEIEKGTIVISPYDQKYLGTNSYDVHLGKYLATYKDRILDARKHNEIEHFEIPEEGYVLQPGTLYLGVTLEYTETHAHVPFLEGKSSTGRLGIDIHATAGKGDVGFCNTWTLEISCAQPVRIYAGMPIGQLIYFVVEGEVNTFYNKKDNAKYNGRTVKPVESMMWKNEF; encoded by the coding sequence ATGATTCTGTCAGACAAACGGATACTGGAAGAAATTGAGAAAGGTACTATCGTGATCTCACCCTACGACCAGAAATACCTGGGTACAAACTCGTACGATGTTCATCTCGGTAAGTATCTCGCCACTTATAAAGACCGTATCCTGGACGCCCGTAAGCACAACGAAATCGAACATTTCGAAATACCTGAAGAAGGTTATGTATTACAACCAGGCACCCTCTACCTGGGCGTCACCCTCGAATACACCGAAACACATGCCCACGTACCCTTCCTGGAAGGTAAATCCAGCACCGGCCGCCTCGGCATCGATATCCATGCCACCGCCGGCAAAGGAGATGTAGGCTTCTGCAACACCTGGACATTGGAAATCTCCTGCGCACAACCCGTACGTATCTATGCAGGGATGCCCATCGGTCAGCTGATCTACTTTGTAGTAGAAGGAGAAGTAAATACTTTCTACAACAAAAAAGATAACGCCAAATACAACGGCCGCACCGTAAAACCAGTAGAAAGCATGATGTGGAAAAACGAATTCTGA
- a CDS encoding 4'-phosphopantetheinyl transferase family protein, with translation MPLIRTVQIGPGTRLGVWHIAEEERFFLERVSISREIHHPHKRLQHLAGRYLLVTLFPDFPINDIRRMNSRKPYLHCNSYYFSISHCGDYAAAIVSSSSPVGIDIEQVKEKIDWVSHKFLSVDELAYMDPAHDLPHKSICWSAKEAVYKWFGLGGIDFRANIRLAPFRFQPAGFITCNFVKEDIDTQLYLQYILENELCLAWVLPGTGT, from the coding sequence ATGCCATTAATACGTACCGTACAAATCGGACCGGGTACCCGGTTAGGGGTATGGCACATTGCAGAGGAGGAGCGTTTCTTCCTGGAGCGTGTGAGTATATCCCGGGAGATCCATCACCCCCATAAGCGTCTGCAACATCTGGCGGGCCGCTATCTGCTCGTCACGCTGTTCCCGGATTTTCCGATCAACGACATCCGGCGGATGAATAGTCGTAAGCCTTACCTGCATTGCAACAGCTATTATTTTTCTATCTCCCATTGCGGAGACTATGCGGCTGCCATTGTGAGCTCCAGCTCGCCGGTAGGGATAGATATAGAACAGGTGAAGGAGAAGATCGACTGGGTTTCTCACAAGTTTCTCAGTGTAGACGAGTTGGCTTATATGGACCCGGCACATGATCTGCCGCATAAGAGTATCTGCTGGAGTGCGAAAGAAGCGGTGTACAAGTGGTTTGGGCTGGGAGGGATTGACTTCCGGGCCAATATCCGGCTGGCGCCGTTCCGGTTTCAGCCGGCAGGTTTTATCACCTGTAATTTTGTGAAGGAAGATATCGACACACAATTATATTTGCAATATATCTTGGAGAATGAACTATGCCTGGCGTGGGTACTGCCGGGTACGGGCACTTGA
- a CDS encoding shikimate kinase, producing MKIFLLGFMGAGKTYWGKQLAEHLQLPFYDLDEVIVEAEEMSVSDIFASKGEDYFREQEGYWLRELAKHPAFVISCGGGAPCFQDNMDFMNEHGQTIWLNPDIEVISERLRRKKHKRPLIQDLPDEEIADFVEKKLAARLPFYEQAQIIIAESDDISLDTFTKKISNV from the coding sequence TTGAAAATCTTTTTACTAGGCTTTATGGGAGCCGGCAAAACATACTGGGGCAAGCAACTGGCAGAGCATCTGCAGCTGCCATTTTACGATCTGGATGAAGTAATAGTCGAAGCGGAGGAAATGTCTGTAAGTGATATTTTTGCCAGTAAAGGAGAGGATTACTTCCGGGAGCAGGAGGGATATTGGTTGCGGGAGCTGGCTAAACATCCGGCATTTGTGATATCCTGCGGAGGCGGAGCGCCCTGTTTCCAGGATAATATGGATTTTATGAATGAACACGGTCAGACTATCTGGTTGAACCCGGATATCGAAGTGATCTCCGAGCGTTTACGCCGGAAGAAACATAAACGGCCGCTGATACAGGACCTGCCGGATGAGGAGATTGCAGACTTTGTAGAGAAGAAGCTGGCGGCGAGGCTGCCTTTTTATGAGCAGGCGCAGATTATCATTGCAGAATCAGATGACATATCGCTGGATACTTTTACCAAAAAGATAAGTAATGTATAA
- a CDS encoding DUF423 domain-containing protein yields MYKSFLVWASALGALAVLFGAFGAHKLKELVPPETVSTFQTGVTYQFYHVFALLAAGMLYAHIPGNQLVWAGRCFIIGTILFSGSLYLLTVLKMTDTVGLKGVGIITPIGGLFFVAGWIFLLLSVLKIK; encoded by the coding sequence ATGTATAAGAGTTTTTTAGTGTGGGCGTCGGCGTTGGGAGCGCTGGCAGTATTATTTGGTGCATTCGGTGCGCATAAGCTGAAAGAACTGGTACCACCGGAGACAGTCAGCACCTTTCAGACGGGGGTAACGTATCAGTTCTATCACGTGTTTGCATTGCTGGCGGCGGGTATGTTATACGCGCATATTCCGGGCAACCAGCTGGTATGGGCAGGCCGTTGTTTTATCATCGGTACTATCCTGTTCTCCGGATCATTATATCTGCTCACCGTTTTAAAAATGACCGATACTGTAGGATTGAAGGGTGTGGGGATCATCACGCCGATAGGCGGTCTGTTCTTTGTGGCAGGGTGGATCTTCCTGCTGTTATCTGTACTAAAGATCAAATAA
- a CDS encoding FtsK/SpoIIIE family DNA translocase, whose protein sequence is MSKNKLKTEKPAPKKPPRAQDPNALKKDKEPEVKVKELVKDERTHKVLGVVCLLLALYCFIAFTSYLFTWEEDQDKVFRYSASVLFMEDVKVDNLLGRLGAFVSHWFFYKGFGMASYLFCYFFFILGVNFIVGRRVFRIWRNVKHILFGLLFISATLAFAASAAGFPWGGALGDAINKWTSGFLGHVGAALLLLVAGLAWLIWKFNFDFKWPERMAKPVAANAGAPVPEMSAAAMETDPLAATPAAREKSARQNSMKEGGGIVVIPPHEEEEDAEGLQLIEKEEEDAGPEISPLISYVPPPIPEVSMAAAATATPELEIIPPVEEEEEIAEEEAEDGPLLYIEETVVRPPVNRKKEEPEEVAFEIKPTYEDEEEVEEEVTPQRQPVQLDPYEPTLDLRDYQYPTLDLLENHSTERVVQDATELEKNKNQILDTLKNYDISIQKISATVGPTVTLYEIVPAAGVRISRIKNLEDDIALSLSALGIRIIAPIPGKGTIGIEVPNVKKTIVSLKNMLASEKFQTSTMDLPIAIGKKIDNENFIADLAKMPHLLMAGATGQGKSVGINTLLVSLLYKKHPSQLKFVLVDPKKVELSLYKLIEKHFLAKLPGEEDAIITDTKKVIHTLNALCIEMDLRYDLLKEAGTRNIREYNNKFTQRRLNPQKGHRYLPFIVLVVDEFADLIMTAGKEVEMPIARLAQLARAVGIHLIIATQRPSVNIITGTIKANFPARVAFKVSSKIDSRTILDIGGAEQLIGQGDMLVSFNGELVRLQCAFVDTPEVERVAEFIGEQRGYPEAFLLPEYVDDKDMEGKDVNLGEKDPLFEEAARIIVQNQQGSTSLLQRRMKLGYNRAGRLMDQLEAAGIVGPNMGSKARDVIVKSEADLEEILTDLF, encoded by the coding sequence ATGTCGAAAAACAAACTGAAAACGGAGAAACCGGCACCAAAGAAACCACCTCGTGCGCAAGACCCCAACGCATTGAAAAAGGACAAGGAGCCGGAAGTTAAGGTCAAAGAGCTGGTCAAAGACGAGCGTACCCACAAAGTACTGGGTGTTGTTTGTCTGTTGCTGGCTTTATATTGCTTTATTGCTTTTACCTCTTACCTGTTTACCTGGGAAGAGGACCAGGATAAGGTGTTCCGTTATTCAGCCAGTGTGTTGTTCATGGAAGACGTCAAAGTGGATAACCTGCTGGGAAGACTCGGCGCTTTTGTATCGCACTGGTTCTTTTATAAAGGTTTCGGGATGGCGTCTTACCTGTTCTGTTATTTCTTTTTTATCCTTGGTGTCAACTTTATCGTAGGGCGTCGGGTATTCCGTATCTGGCGTAACGTTAAACATATTCTCTTTGGGCTGCTGTTCATCAGCGCTACCTTGGCCTTTGCGGCCAGTGCCGCAGGATTTCCCTGGGGAGGTGCGCTCGGGGATGCCATCAATAAATGGACCAGTGGTTTCCTGGGACATGTGGGTGCTGCCTTGCTGTTGCTGGTAGCAGGCCTGGCCTGGCTGATCTGGAAATTCAACTTTGACTTTAAATGGCCGGAACGTATGGCCAAACCAGTCGCCGCCAATGCAGGAGCGCCGGTACCGGAAATGTCTGCTGCCGCTATGGAAACAGACCCCTTGGCTGCGACACCGGCAGCGAGGGAAAAATCCGCCCGTCAGAACAGCATGAAAGAGGGAGGAGGCATCGTCGTCATTCCGCCACATGAGGAAGAAGAGGATGCTGAAGGGCTGCAACTCATTGAAAAAGAAGAAGAGGACGCAGGGCCTGAAATATCTCCGCTGATCAGTTATGTACCCCCGCCGATACCGGAAGTATCTATGGCGGCAGCAGCAACAGCAACCCCGGAACTGGAGATCATCCCGCCGGTAGAAGAGGAAGAAGAAATTGCAGAAGAGGAAGCGGAAGACGGTCCGCTGTTATATATTGAAGAGACGGTGGTGCGTCCGCCGGTGAACCGTAAAAAGGAAGAACCGGAAGAGGTGGCCTTTGAGATCAAACCTACTTACGAAGATGAAGAAGAGGTAGAAGAGGAGGTGACACCGCAGCGGCAGCCGGTACAACTGGATCCATATGAGCCGACGCTGGACTTGCGCGATTACCAGTATCCGACATTGGACCTGCTGGAAAATCACAGTACGGAGCGGGTGGTACAGGATGCGACAGAACTGGAGAAGAACAAAAACCAGATCCTCGATACCCTCAAAAACTATGACATCTCTATCCAGAAGATCAGCGCAACCGTAGGGCCTACCGTTACCCTATACGAGATAGTGCCTGCGGCAGGGGTGCGTATCTCCCGTATCAAAAACCTGGAAGACGATATCGCCCTGAGCCTTTCAGCCCTTGGCATCCGTATCATCGCCCCGATACCAGGTAAAGGTACCATTGGTATAGAGGTGCCTAATGTGAAAAAGACCATTGTATCGCTTAAAAATATGCTGGCATCGGAGAAGTTCCAGACCAGCACGATGGATCTGCCCATTGCGATCGGTAAAAAAATCGACAACGAAAACTTCATCGCCGACCTGGCCAAAATGCCCCACTTGCTGATGGCAGGTGCTACGGGACAGGGTAAGTCAGTAGGTATCAATACCTTATTAGTATCGTTGCTGTATAAAAAGCATCCTTCTCAGCTGAAGTTTGTATTGGTAGACCCGAAAAAGGTGGAGCTTTCCCTATATAAGCTGATAGAAAAGCATTTCCTGGCCAAGTTGCCAGGGGAGGAAGATGCGATCATCACGGATACCAAAAAGGTGATCCATACCCTGAATGCCCTCTGTATAGAAATGGACCTGCGTTACGACCTGCTGAAAGAGGCCGGTACCCGTAACATCCGCGAATACAATAACAAATTCACGCAGCGGCGCCTCAATCCTCAGAAAGGGCACCGTTATCTGCCGTTTATCGTACTGGTGGTAGATGAATTTGCCGACCTGATCATGACTGCGGGTAAAGAGGTGGAGATGCCTATTGCCCGTCTGGCTCAGCTGGCGCGTGCGGTAGGGATACACCTGATCATTGCTACCCAGCGTCCTTCTGTGAACATCATTACCGGTACTATCAAGGCCAACTTCCCGGCCCGGGTAGCCTTTAAGGTGTCTTCCAAAATCGACTCCCGTACGATCCTCGATATCGGTGGTGCGGAGCAACTGATCGGGCAGGGGGACATGCTGGTGTCTTTCAATGGGGAACTGGTACGTCTGCAATGTGCCTTCGTAGATACCCCCGAAGTAGAGCGGGTAGCCGAGTTCATCGGCGAACAACGTGGATACCCCGAAGCATTCCTATTGCCCGAATATGTGGATGACAAAGACATGGAAGGCAAGGACGTCAATCTGGGAGAGAAAGACCCGCTATTTGAAGAGGCTGCCCGGATCATCGTACAGAACCAGCAAGGTTCTACTTCGCTGCTGCAACGCCGCATGAAATTGGGTTACAACCGAGCCGGCCGCCTCATGGATCAACTGGAAGCCGCTGGTATCGTAGGCCCGAATATGGGCAGCAAAGCCAGGGATGTGATCGTTAAGTCGGAAGCTGACCTGGAGGAGATATTAACAGACCTCTTTTAA
- a CDS encoding LolA family protein — MMKKIVLMGMLTVGVVFSSMAQAKGGQNDPKAKAILDNVSSKFKTLKSVVANFILKVEGGNNSVTDSKKGTVYLKGAKYKVSMEGQELISDNKTSWTYAKDVNEVTINNVDQSSTTITPAKLFTNFYDKDFLYRLEGESNEKGKVLQNIELTPTDKSKNIFKVQLSVDKKNQNIAKMKIFEKNGNRYTYEITNFTPNSNVSDATFSFDSKKYPGVEVVDLR, encoded by the coding sequence ATGATGAAGAAAATTGTATTAATGGGTATGTTGACGGTGGGTGTGGTATTCAGTAGTATGGCCCAAGCCAAAGGAGGTCAGAACGACCCCAAAGCAAAGGCTATCCTGGATAATGTGAGCAGTAAATTTAAAACACTCAAGTCTGTGGTAGCCAACTTCATACTGAAAGTGGAAGGGGGTAACAACAGCGTAACCGACTCCAAAAAAGGTACCGTATACCTGAAAGGAGCCAAATATAAAGTGAGTATGGAAGGACAGGAGCTGATCAGCGATAACAAAACTTCCTGGACTTATGCAAAGGATGTGAACGAAGTAACGATCAATAACGTAGACCAGAGCAGTACGACGATCACCCCCGCCAAACTGTTCACCAACTTCTACGATAAAGATTTCCTGTATCGCCTGGAAGGAGAATCCAATGAGAAAGGAAAGGTATTACAGAACATCGAATTGACGCCGACCGATAAATCGAAGAACATCTTCAAAGTGCAGCTTTCTGTAGATAAGAAAAACCAGAACATCGCGAAGATGAAGATTTTTGAAAAGAATGGTAACCGCTATACATACGAGATTACTAACTTTACACCGAATAGTAACGTGAGTGATGCTACCTTCAGCTTCGACAGCAAAAAATATCCCGGAGTGGAAGTAGTAGACCTCCGATAA
- the lpdA gene encoding dihydrolipoyl dehydrogenase yields the protein MAYDVIVIGSGPGGYVAAIRASQLGFKTAVVERESLGGICLNWGCIPTKALLKSAQVFEYIQHSKDYGITVGDAKPEFESIVKRSRGVADKMSKGVQFLMKKNKIDVLLGNGKLKAKGQVEVTDKDGKATVYEAKHIILATGARSRELPNLKIDGKSVIGYREAMVLPQQPTSMIVVGSGAIGVEFAYFYASLGTKVTIVEFMPRIVPVEDEDISKELEKIYKKKGIEIMTNASVEAVENTGNGVKAKVKTQTGEIFLEADVVLSAVGVATNIENIGLETLGVKTDKGRVLVDKYFQTNVPGVYAIGDIVPGPALAHVASKEGIVCVEAIAYGEKKYHHQPTPLDYMNIPGCTYCAPEIASVGYTEKAAKEAGYEVKVGKFPFSASGKASAAGATEGFVKVIFDAKYGEWLGTHMIGANVTEIIAQTVTARKLETTYQEVLDSIHPHPTMSESVKDAIEVAYGEAIHL from the coding sequence ATGGCATACGACGTAATCGTAATTGGTAGTGGTCCAGGTGGATATGTGGCCGCTATCCGTGCTTCTCAGCTGGGATTTAAAACAGCAGTAGTAGAAAGAGAGAGCCTGGGCGGTATTTGTTTGAACTGGGGCTGTATTCCCACCAAAGCATTATTGAAATCTGCACAGGTGTTTGAATATATTCAGCATTCAAAGGATTATGGTATCACCGTTGGCGATGCCAAACCAGAATTTGAGTCAATCGTAAAACGCAGCCGTGGTGTAGCCGACAAGATGAGCAAAGGCGTTCAGTTCCTGATGAAGAAGAACAAGATCGATGTACTTCTCGGTAATGGTAAACTGAAAGCTAAAGGTCAGGTAGAGGTAACAGATAAAGATGGTAAAGCCACCGTTTACGAAGCTAAACACATCATCCTGGCTACCGGTGCCCGCTCCAGAGAACTGCCTAACCTGAAGATCGATGGTAAGAGCGTGATAGGTTACCGCGAAGCAATGGTATTGCCTCAGCAACCTACATCCATGATCGTGGTAGGTTCTGGTGCAATCGGCGTTGAATTTGCCTACTTCTATGCCAGCCTGGGCACTAAAGTGACCATCGTTGAGTTCATGCCGCGCATCGTACCGGTAGAAGATGAAGATATTTCCAAAGAATTGGAGAAGATCTACAAGAAGAAAGGTATCGAGATCATGACCAATGCTTCTGTTGAAGCGGTAGAAAATACCGGCAACGGCGTAAAAGCTAAAGTGAAAACACAGACCGGCGAGATCTTCCTGGAAGCAGATGTAGTACTGAGCGCAGTAGGTGTAGCCACCAACATCGAAAACATCGGCCTGGAAACCCTGGGTGTGAAAACAGATAAAGGTCGTGTACTTGTAGACAAATACTTTCAGACCAACGTACCTGGTGTATATGCGATCGGCGATATCGTACCGGGTCCGGCATTGGCGCACGTAGCTTCTAAAGAAGGTATCGTTTGCGTAGAAGCCATCGCTTACGGAGAGAAAAAATACCATCACCAGCCAACTCCGCTGGATTATATGAACATCCCGGGTTGTACTTACTGTGCACCTGAGATCGCATCTGTAGGTTATACCGAGAAAGCAGCTAAAGAAGCTGGTTATGAAGTGAAGGTGGGTAAATTCCCCTTCTCTGCATCCGGTAAAGCATCTGCAGCCGGCGCTACTGAAGGTTTCGTAAAAGTGATCTTTGACGCTAAATACGGCGAATGGCTGGGTACGCACATGATCGGCGCTAACGTTACCGAGATCATCGCACAGACCGTAACTGCCCGTAAACTGGAGACCACCTACCAGGAAGTACTGGATTCCATCCACCCGCACCCAACTATGAGCGAATCCGTAAAGGATGCGATCGAAGTGGCTTACGGCGAGGCTATCCACCTGTAG